One window of Bacillus alkalicellulosilyticus genomic DNA carries:
- the ybeY gene encoding rRNA maturation RNase YbeY, with product MTVEIDMLDETESLTEKQLKLVEELLKETANKEKIKANSEVSISFVDNERIQEVNREYRNKDAVTDVISFAFNDNVDEELEIVGIEMTNVLGDIIISIPRAKEQAVEYNHSFERELGFLVVHGMLHLLGYDHMSEEEEKEMFSRQEEILNAYGLTR from the coding sequence ATGACAGTCGAAATTGATATGCTAGATGAAACAGAAAGCCTAACTGAAAAGCAACTTAAACTTGTAGAAGAACTCCTTAAAGAAACAGCAAATAAGGAAAAAATAAAAGCGAATTCTGAAGTGTCCATTTCTTTTGTTGATAATGAAAGAATTCAAGAAGTTAATCGAGAATATCGAAATAAAGATGCGGTAACGGATGTTATTTCTTTTGCGTTTAATGATAATGTCGACGAGGAATTGGAAATTGTAGGAATTGAAATGACAAATGTGTTAGGCGATATCATCATTTCAATTCCAAGAGCAAAAGAACAAGCCGTAGAGTATAATCACTCATTTGAGCGGGAGCTTGGGTTTCTTGTTGTGCATGGAATGTTACACCTTCTCGGCTATGACCATATGAGTGAAGAAGAGGAGAAAGAAATGTTTTCTCGACAAGAGGAAATATTGAATGCCTATGGACTTACGCGATAA
- a CDS encoding diacylglycerol kinase family protein translates to MPMDLRDKNRWGLKRLFRSFYYAWTGLRYVFSNEQNLRIHLGIGIVILIVAFSLSISLIERAILILVIGIVLSLEVMNTAIERTVDMFTAEYHPLAKIAKDIAAAAVFVFSLIAVIIGLIILLPPLLDLFIR, encoded by the coding sequence ATGCCTATGGACTTACGCGATAAAAATCGGTGGGGTCTCAAACGCTTATTCCGCTCTTTCTATTATGCATGGACTGGCTTGCGTTATGTGTTTTCAAATGAACAGAACTTACGGATTCATTTAGGTATTGGGATAGTCATTCTCATAGTAGCTTTTTCTTTATCGATTTCTCTAATAGAAAGAGCGATACTTATTCTAGTCATAGGCATCGTTTTATCTCTTGAGGTTATGAACACAGCAATTGAACGAACAGTCGATATGTTTACAGCGGAATATCACCCACTAGCTAAAATAGCTAAGGATATTGCCGCTGCTGCTGTGTTTGTCTTTAGCTTAATAGCTGTTATCATTGGACTTATAATTTTATTGCCACCGCTTTTGGACTTATTCATTAGGTAG
- a CDS encoding DUF502 domain-containing protein, giving the protein MWKRLQKNIIAGLIFLLPAIVTIYVVQFLFSLIDAFLGSFITGILKAINIITIREGTIYFLGIYTPFSERILGIGFILTIILITWIGSMRLKGYGVRIFQTIDKGFRKIPIANSIYTSVEQIIHAFAQERSSFQRVVLLEYPRKGLYTIGFLTGESKGEVQRVTSRECINVFLPTTPNPTSGWLVLVPHEDVIFLDMTVEQGLKFIISGGVVVPPDPAEAELFLESTFDENQMRINLKGKREDE; this is encoded by the coding sequence ATGTGGAAAAGGCTTCAAAAAAACATCATTGCAGGGCTTATCTTTTTATTGCCAGCAATCGTAACAATTTATGTCGTACAATTCCTTTTCTCATTAATTGATGCATTTTTAGGCTCTTTTATTACAGGTATATTAAAGGCAATAAATATTATTACAATCAGAGAAGGAACAATATATTTCCTGGGAATTTATACTCCTTTTTCAGAAAGAATACTCGGTATAGGCTTTATTTTAACGATTATCCTCATTACGTGGATTGGTTCTATGAGGTTGAAAGGCTACGGGGTTAGGATTTTTCAAACGATTGATAAAGGTTTTCGAAAAATACCGATAGCTAATTCAATTTACACCTCAGTTGAACAAATCATCCATGCTTTTGCTCAAGAAAGGTCTTCTTTTCAACGCGTTGTTTTATTGGAGTATCCAAGAAAAGGGCTGTATACAATTGGTTTTTTAACTGGAGAATCAAAAGGAGAAGTTCAACGGGTGACATCAAGAGAGTGTATTAACGTGTTTCTCCCAACAACTCCAAACCCTACATCTGGCTGGTTAGTTTTAGTCCCACACGAGGATGTGATTTTTTTAGATATGACTGTAGAGCAGGGGTTGAAATTTATTATCTCTGGTGGTGTTGTTGTTCCGCCAGATCCAGCAGAAGCAGAACTATTTCTTGAATCAACTTTTGATGAAAATCAAATGAGAATTAATCTTAAGGGAAAGCGAGAAGATGAATAA
- a CDS encoding cytidine deaminase, giving the protein MKEDILLEEAKKARKRAYVPYSKFKVGAALLTKDGDVFHGCNIENASYGLTNCAERTAIFKAISEGENEFQAIAVIADSPRPVPPCGACRQVLVEFCPPTMKVILSNLEGIRKEITVSELLPGAFTSEDMNE; this is encoded by the coding sequence ATGAAGGAAGATATTCTACTTGAAGAGGCTAAAAAGGCCCGAAAAAGAGCATATGTACCATATTCCAAATTTAAGGTTGGAGCAGCCCTACTAACGAAAGATGGCGACGTATTTCATGGCTGTAACATTGAAAATGCATCATATGGGTTAACCAATTGTGCAGAAAGAACGGCTATATTTAAAGCAATATCAGAAGGTGAAAATGAATTTCAAGCGATTGCAGTTATCGCTGATTCACCAAGACCAGTGCCGCCTTGTGGTGCTTGTCGGCAAGTATTAGTAGAGTTTTGTCCACCGACGATGAAAGTTATTCTTTCAAACTTGGAGGGAATTAGAAAAGAAATTACCGTTTCAGAATTATTACCTGGAGCATTTACATCGGAGGATATGAATGAATAA
- the era gene encoding GTPase Era, producing the protein MNKYKSGFVAIIGRPNVGKSTLLNRIIGQKIAIMSDKPQTTRNKVQGVLTTDEGQVVFMDTPGIHKPKHKLGDFMMKVATNTLREVDLILFVIDATESFGSGEQFIVERLEQTKTPVFLVINKIDKIHPEQLLAVIDKYRTRLDFKEIIPVSAIEGNNVNTLLTQVFDYMPEGPQYYPADQVTDHPERFIVSELVREKVLHVTREEIPHSIAVVIEQMKERNNENVYIAATIIVERSSQKGIIIGKQGSLLKEIGKRARKDIESLLGSKVFLELYVKVQKDWRNRPLHLKDFGFKEDDY; encoded by the coding sequence ATGAATAAATATAAATCTGGATTTGTTGCTATAATCGGTCGCCCTAACGTTGGAAAGTCAACGTTGTTAAATAGAATCATTGGCCAAAAAATTGCCATTATGAGTGACAAACCACAAACGACTAGAAATAAAGTACAAGGTGTTTTAACCACAGATGAGGGGCAAGTTGTGTTTATGGACACACCTGGAATACATAAACCAAAACACAAACTGGGTGACTTTATGATGAAGGTTGCCACGAATACATTAAGAGAAGTTGATTTAATTCTATTTGTAATTGATGCGACAGAATCATTCGGTTCAGGTGAACAATTTATTGTAGAACGTTTAGAGCAAACCAAGACACCTGTATTCTTAGTTATTAATAAAATTGATAAAATACACCCAGAACAACTTCTTGCAGTCATCGATAAGTACCGTACTCGTTTGGACTTTAAAGAGATTATTCCTGTATCAGCAATTGAAGGAAACAATGTTAACACATTGCTCACTCAAGTATTTGATTATATGCCTGAAGGCCCTCAATATTATCCGGCAGACCAAGTAACGGACCATCCTGAGCGATTTATTGTATCAGAGTTAGTACGAGAAAAAGTACTGCATGTCACAAGAGAGGAAATCCCTCATTCCATTGCAGTTGTGATAGAACAAATGAAAGAAAGAAATAATGAAAATGTCTATATTGCGGCAACGATTATTGTTGAACGTTCGTCTCAAAAAGGAATTATCATTGGAAAACAAGGTTCACTTCTCAAAGAAATAGGGAAACGAGCTAGAAAAGATATTGAATCTCTACTAGGCTCGAAAGTATTTCTAGAGCTATATGTCAAAGTTCAAAAAGACTGGAGAAATCGCCCGCTCCATCTTAAGGATTTTGGATTTAAAGAAGATGATTATTAA
- a CDS encoding YqzL family protein yields the protein MLDFSWKVFSKTGSIDTYLLMKELERDLNDTVDDEMEDEYNRIDAH from the coding sequence ATGCTTGATTTTTCCTGGAAAGTGTTTTCTAAGACAGGGAGCATTGACACGTATTTGTTAATGAAGGAGCTTGAAAGAGATTTAAATGACACAGTTGATGACGAAATGGAAGACGAATACAACAGAATAGACGCTCATTAA
- the recO gene encoding DNA repair protein RecO, whose protein sequence is MLTTAEGIVIRTIDYGESNKIITLFTKEYGKIGIMARGAKKPKSRVSAVSQLLVYGSFLFYQSSGLGTLQQGEIIESFREVRNDLFRASYASYVVELTDKLMDERQPNQALFALLCQTLRLLNNDVDGEILMRIFEMKMLSVAGISPQLDCCSNCGNVEGEFAFSIQEAGFLCHRCYSKDRHVIKISARAAKLLRQFYYIDLHRLGTISVKKETKQELGLVISAYYDQYSGITLKSKRFLEQLERMDPTDES, encoded by the coding sequence ATGCTTACAACAGCAGAAGGTATTGTGATTCGAACCATTGATTATGGCGAATCTAACAAGATAATTACCTTATTTACAAAAGAATATGGCAAGATAGGAATCATGGCTAGAGGGGCAAAAAAACCAAAAAGTCGTGTTTCCGCTGTTTCACAGTTGCTTGTCTATGGCTCGTTTCTTTTTTACCAAAGTAGTGGGTTAGGGACATTGCAACAAGGTGAAATTATTGAATCTTTTCGTGAGGTTCGAAATGATTTGTTTCGAGCCTCTTATGCATCATATGTAGTTGAATTAACAGACAAACTTATGGACGAGCGTCAACCCAATCAAGCTTTATTTGCTCTGTTATGCCAAACCCTACGGTTACTTAATAATGACGTTGATGGCGAAATCCTGATGAGGATTTTTGAAATGAAAATGTTATCGGTAGCTGGAATTAGTCCACAACTGGACTGTTGTTCAAATTGTGGGAATGTAGAAGGTGAATTTGCATTTTCAATTCAAGAAGCGGGATTTCTGTGCCATCGGTGTTATTCAAAAGACCGCCATGTGATTAAGATATCAGCTCGAGCCGCTAAACTACTAAGACAATTTTATTATATTGACTTACATAGGCTTGGTACGATTTCGGTAAAGAAAGAGACTAAACAAGAGCTAGGCTTGGTAATCTCTGCATACTATGACCAGTATTCAGGAATTACTCTAAAATCAAAACGTTTTCTAGAACAACTTGAACGAATGGACCCTACTGATGAAAGTTGA
- the glyQ gene encoding glycine--tRNA ligase subunit alpha, translating to MNVQQMILTLQNFWADQNCIIAQAYDVEKGAGTMNPMTYLRSIGPEPWNVAYVEPSRRPVDGRYGENPNRLYQHHQFQVIMKPSPSNIQELYLESLKQLGINPLEHDIRFVEDNWEAPTLGAWGLGWEVWLDGMEITQFTYFQQVGGIDANPVAVEITYGIERLASYIQDKENVFDLEWVNGFTYGDIFLQPEYEHSKYTFEISDSAMLFGLFSTYELEAKRALDEQLVFPAYDYVLKCSHVFNLLDARGAISVTERTGYIGRVRNLARTCAKVYYDERERLGFPMLKTKEENVNE from the coding sequence ATGAACGTTCAACAAATGATTTTGACACTGCAAAATTTTTGGGCTGACCAGAATTGTATCATTGCCCAAGCTTATGATGTAGAAAAAGGGGCAGGGACAATGAACCCAATGACATATCTACGAAGTATAGGTCCTGAGCCATGGAATGTAGCGTATGTCGAACCTTCACGTCGACCTGTTGATGGTCGATATGGTGAAAACCCGAACAGGTTATATCAGCATCATCAGTTTCAGGTAATCATGAAACCATCACCTTCTAATATTCAAGAACTTTACTTAGAAAGCTTGAAACAATTAGGAATTAATCCGTTAGAACATGATATCCGCTTTGTCGAAGATAACTGGGAAGCACCTACGCTAGGGGCATGGGGTCTTGGTTGGGAAGTATGGTTAGATGGTATGGAAATTACCCAATTTACCTATTTTCAGCAAGTTGGGGGTATCGATGCAAATCCAGTCGCTGTAGAGATTACCTACGGGATTGAACGATTGGCTTCTTATATTCAAGATAAAGAAAATGTATTTGATTTAGAATGGGTAAACGGGTTTACATATGGAGATATCTTTTTGCAACCCGAATATGAACATTCAAAGTATACGTTTGAAATTTCTGATAGTGCTATGCTTTTTGGCCTTTTTAGTACATATGAGCTGGAAGCAAAGAGAGCGCTTGATGAACAACTTGTATTTCCAGCGTATGATTATGTCTTAAAATGTTCCCATGTGTTCAACTTGTTGGATGCAAGAGGAGCGATATCGGTAACGGAAAGAACTGGATACATTGGAAGAGTTCGAAATTTAGCGAGAACTTGTGCGAAGGTATATTACGATGAGCGAGAAAGACTAGGGTTTCCAATGTTAAAAACAAAGGAGGAAAATGTGAATGAGTAG
- the glyS gene encoding glycine--tRNA ligase subunit beta has protein sequence MSSRDYLIEIGLEEMPARFVTTAMNQLKDKVTAWLQSEQLSFASVEAFSTPRRLAILVTSLAEKQEDVEEEGKGPARKIAVDEEGNWTKAALGFARGQGVSPEDLFFREVKGIEYVFAKKFIKGQETKTVLPAIKEIITALHFPKNMRWSHYDLRFVRPVQWIVSMYGQDIIPIEITGVEAGRTTYGHRFLGNQIEVESPSHYEKALADQYVIVNPAERKERIRQQLTEIEQQNKWTVPVDEDLLEEVTNLVEYPTALFGSFEESFLVLPQEVLITSMREHQRYFPVQNEKGELLPYFITVRNGNADHLENVKKGNEKVLRARLSDAEFFYKEDQKLKIDDALSRLETVVYHEELGTIGDKVRRIQELSLGLATMLSVQDKQEVERAAKLCKFDLVTQMVYEFPELQGRMGEEYAIKAGENPVVAQAINEHYMPRFSGDASPTTLVGTVVSIADKIDTIVGCFSIGLLPTGSQDPYALRRQAAGIIQMIVDHNVMVELEDFISLAMKTAEKKQLVKRSKTDVVSDMLDFFKLRIKNTLQEKGIRYDVIDAVLAGDIGRVPILIQKAEVLNKHIEQSDFKEVVDALNRVTNISAKASDNHPIITEALFEKAEEQQLYTTYKKTKIEVEEALENGQVEKAFNALVLAKPVINQYFDNIMVMADDQAIKDNRLNQMKLFANTIQTFAHFNTLVFA, from the coding sequence ATGAGTAGTCGAGATTATCTAATAGAAATAGGCCTTGAAGAAATGCCGGCGCGTTTTGTCACAACGGCTATGAATCAATTGAAGGATAAAGTAACAGCATGGTTACAAAGTGAACAATTATCCTTTGCTTCAGTTGAAGCATTTTCCACACCTAGGAGACTTGCCATTTTGGTGACATCATTAGCTGAAAAGCAAGAAGATGTTGAAGAAGAAGGTAAGGGGCCAGCAAGGAAGATTGCTGTTGATGAAGAGGGAAATTGGACAAAAGCAGCTCTAGGGTTTGCGCGTGGCCAAGGTGTATCACCAGAAGACTTATTTTTTAGAGAAGTCAAGGGAATAGAGTATGTGTTTGCGAAGAAGTTTATTAAAGGTCAGGAAACAAAAACAGTTTTACCGGCAATAAAAGAAATTATTACAGCACTTCACTTTCCTAAAAACATGAGATGGAGCCATTACGATTTACGTTTTGTTCGTCCAGTTCAGTGGATTGTGTCGATGTATGGGCAAGACATTATCCCGATTGAAATTACAGGAGTAGAAGCAGGACGAACTACATATGGACACAGATTTTTAGGAAACCAAATTGAAGTAGAGTCACCTTCTCACTATGAAAAAGCTCTTGCCGATCAATATGTAATCGTAAATCCTGCAGAACGTAAAGAACGTATCCGCCAACAATTGACTGAAATTGAACAACAAAACAAATGGACGGTACCAGTGGATGAAGATTTACTTGAAGAAGTAACAAATCTTGTTGAATACCCAACTGCCTTATTTGGGAGCTTTGAAGAAAGCTTTCTCGTTTTACCTCAAGAAGTATTAATTACGTCAATGCGTGAACATCAGCGCTATTTCCCTGTTCAAAACGAAAAGGGTGAATTATTGCCGTATTTTATTACAGTTCGAAATGGGAATGCAGACCACTTAGAAAATGTGAAAAAAGGAAATGAAAAAGTGTTACGTGCTCGTTTATCTGATGCGGAGTTTTTCTATAAAGAAGACCAAAAGCTTAAGATTGACGATGCATTATCTAGACTTGAAACGGTTGTATACCATGAGGAATTGGGTACGATTGGTGACAAAGTCCGCCGAATTCAAGAACTATCATTAGGCTTAGCAACTATGCTTTCGGTCCAGGATAAACAAGAAGTAGAACGAGCAGCAAAGCTTTGTAAGTTCGATCTTGTCACACAAATGGTTTACGAATTTCCTGAACTACAGGGGCGCATGGGTGAAGAGTATGCAATAAAAGCTGGTGAAAATCCAGTTGTTGCACAAGCCATTAATGAACATTACATGCCGCGATTTTCAGGAGATGCTTCACCTACTACTTTAGTTGGTACCGTTGTTAGTATTGCCGATAAAATTGATACAATCGTAGGTTGTTTCTCTATCGGCTTATTACCAACAGGGTCCCAAGACCCATATGCATTAAGAAGGCAAGCCGCTGGAATTATTCAAATGATTGTTGACCATAATGTTATGGTTGAACTTGAAGACTTCATTTCTCTTGCCATGAAAACGGCAGAGAAGAAACAACTAGTAAAAAGAAGTAAAACTGATGTGGTTTCTGATATGTTAGACTTTTTTAAGCTAAGAATAAAAAATACATTACAGGAAAAAGGAATCAGGTACGATGTAATTGATGCCGTTCTTGCAGGCGATATCGGACGTGTTCCAATTCTGATACAGAAAGCAGAAGTATTAAATAAACATATAGAACAATCTGATTTTAAAGAAGTGGTAGACGCCCTAAATCGAGTAACAAACATATCAGCAAAAGCTTCTGACAATCATCCTATTATCACTGAGGCGTTATTTGAAAAAGCAGAGGAGCAACAACTGTATACCACTTACAAGAAAACAAAAATTGAAGTTGAAGAAGCACTAGAAAATGGCCAAGTGGAAAAAGCCTTTAACGCATTAGTTCTTGCTAAACCAGTGATTAACCAGTATTTTGATAATATTATGGTCATGGCTGATGACCAAGCAATAAAAGACAACCGCTTAAATCAAATGAAACTTTTTGCGAATACGATTCAGACATTTGCTCATTTCAATACACTTGTATTTGCATAA
- a CDS encoding helix-turn-helix transcriptional regulator encodes MSQIELTERQERILEMVKSTGPISGEQIAENTQIPKATLRTDLAILTMAGFLDARPKVGYFYTGKKRSQQLVDKMKEVKVEQYLSPPVLISDGASVYDAVCMMFLEDVGTLFICDKEKMLKGVLSRKDLLRATIGNQQLEKLPINIIMTRMPNIEMCKPENTMLEVAETLLSIQVDALPVVREFNLGGYEVIGRVSKTNITKVFVDLAKIDL; translated from the coding sequence GTGAGTCAAATCGAACTAACGGAGAGACAAGAACGAATACTTGAGATGGTCAAGTCAACAGGTCCGATTAGTGGAGAACAAATCGCGGAAAATACTCAAATCCCGAAAGCTACCTTACGTACTGATTTGGCGATTCTAACAATGGCTGGTTTCCTAGACGCTAGACCGAAAGTTGGTTATTTCTATACAGGGAAAAAGCGTTCACAACAACTAGTCGATAAAATGAAAGAAGTGAAAGTTGAACAGTATTTATCACCGCCTGTTCTTATATCAGATGGAGCGTCGGTATATGATGCGGTGTGTATGATGTTTTTGGAGGATGTAGGGACACTTTTTATATGCGATAAGGAAAAAATGTTGAAAGGGGTACTTTCTAGAAAAGATTTATTACGGGCAACTATAGGAAATCAACAGCTAGAAAAACTCCCCATTAACATCATCATGACTCGAATGCCTAACATTGAAATGTGTAAACCAGAAAATACAATGCTAGAAGTTGCGGAAACATTACTTTCGATACAAGTTGATGCACTTCCTGTAGTAAGGGAATTTAACCTAGGTGGCTATGAAGTGATTGGGAGAGTGTCAAAAACAAATATCACGAAGGTGTTTGTTGATTTAGCGAAAATCGATCTGTAA
- a CDS encoding pyruvate, water dikinase regulatory protein, with the protein MNHRPIVYVVSDSVGETADLVVKAGASQFSGSGIEVRRIPYVEDRGTIDEVISLAKQVKAIIAFTLVIPEIRHYLIAQAKKSGVETVDIIGPILDKMGQLTNQEPRYEPGLVYRLDDAYFRKVEAIEFAVKYDDGRDPRGIMRADIVLIGVSRTSKTPLSQYLANKRLKVANVPLVPEVEPPEQLFKVSPKKCIGLKISPEKLNEIRSERLKSLGLKPEANYANVERIKQELAYSETIMNRIGCTVIDVSNKAVEETANLISNMFQK; encoded by the coding sequence GTGAATCACCGTCCAATCGTATATGTTGTTTCTGATTCTGTAGGTGAAACGGCAGATTTAGTTGTTAAAGCGGGAGCTAGTCAATTTAGCGGCTCAGGGATTGAAGTAAGGAGAATTCCTTATGTAGAGGATAGAGGTACGATCGATGAAGTCATTTCATTAGCGAAACAAGTGAAAGCAATTATCGCATTCACTCTCGTTATCCCGGAGATAAGGCATTATTTAATAGCGCAGGCTAAAAAGTCAGGTGTAGAGACTGTTGATATCATTGGCCCGATACTTGATAAAATGGGACAATTAACAAATCAAGAACCACGCTATGAACCTGGACTCGTCTACCGTTTGGACGATGCTTATTTTCGTAAAGTCGAAGCAATTGAGTTTGCCGTGAAATATGATGATGGTAGAGACCCTAGAGGAATAATGAGAGCCGACATCGTGTTAATTGGTGTATCTCGGACTTCTAAAACACCTCTATCTCAGTACTTAGCAAACAAAAGGTTAAAGGTTGCTAATGTTCCTCTTGTCCCAGAGGTTGAACCACCTGAGCAATTGTTTAAAGTGTCACCGAAAAAGTGCATAGGGTTAAAGATTAGTCCAGAAAAACTAAATGAAATTCGCTCAGAACGATTAAAGTCACTTGGATTAAAACCCGAAGCCAATTATGCAAACGTAGAGCGAATCAAGCAAGAATTAGCATATTCTGAAACGATAATGAATCGAATTGGATGCACAGTCATTGATGTTTCCAATAAAGCAGTAGAGGAAACAGCCAATTTAATATCAAATATGTTTCAAAAATAA
- a CDS encoding YaiI/YqxD family protein — protein sequence MAKKKRIYVDADSCPVKEEIIMISEEFEAEVIFVTSYSHWGIGSERTKTVLVDNQKEAVDMYIVNHVKANDIVVTQDYALASILLPRKSDVLSPRGVIYTEEKMNSLLEQRYVSQKQRRAGHKTKGPRKFTNEDRAMFCHSFRNFFKKEEGF from the coding sequence ATGGCTAAAAAGAAACGGATTTATGTTGATGCTGATTCTTGTCCTGTAAAAGAGGAAATCATTATGATTTCGGAAGAATTTGAGGCTGAAGTCATTTTTGTAACTTCTTATTCACATTGGGGAATTGGCTCAGAACGAACAAAGACTGTCCTTGTTGATAATCAAAAGGAAGCAGTTGATATGTATATTGTAAATCATGTAAAAGCGAATGACATTGTAGTCACTCAGGATTATGCTTTAGCATCGATACTGTTACCAAGAAAATCAGATGTTTTATCTCCTCGAGGCGTGATTTATACGGAAGAAAAGATGAATTCGTTGCTTGAGCAAAGATATGTCTCTCAAAAACAAAGGAGGGCTGGTCACAAAACGAAAGGGCCTAGAAAGTTTACAAACGAAGACCGAGCAATGTTTTGTCATTCATTCCGAAATTTTTTTAAAAAAGAAGAAGGATTTTGA
- the dnaG gene encoding DNA primase — MGTRIHDDKLELIRKSSDIVEVISDYVQLKKQGRNYVGLCPFHGEKTPSFSVSSEKQLYHCFGCGVGGNVFSFVKEIEGYTFIEAVKKLSERANIPLPELDDVTASKTDEQQEMARGHDLAAKFYNHILLNVNSGKVGLDYLYKRGFTKDMIDTFQLGFAPDSWDSLLNFLDKRKCDPKIMEQGGLLSIRDFDQKYYDRFRNRVMFPIWDSQGQVIAFGGRTLGDGKPKYLNSSETKIFSKSKTLYGLHLARPHIRKENLAVLFEGYVDVIAAWGAGVPNGVATLGTSLTEQQAKIIRRNAENVVVCYDSDEAGVQAAFRAASIMEALGAYVRVATLPESLDPDDFIQKYGAERFKTDVIGASLTLMAFKMQYLRRGKNLQDEGERMRYIEEVLKEIALLPRPVERDHYLRQIAEEFSLSLDALKQEQHQAFRAQKSSNNPKTEQQKQTEPKRKSFEKKKLLPAFHKAEQILLAHMMKDADISDTVQQRIGGQFNVDEYQAIAAYLYAFYAEGHYPDPAQFIQQIKDERLVTLATEIAMMDISDEISGKELDDYLRKIENYPKWVEIEQKEIEKKEAEKRKDVLLAAQIGMEIIKMTQELKR, encoded by the coding sequence ATGGGAACACGTATCCATGATGATAAACTAGAATTAATCCGTAAATCCTCAGATATAGTTGAAGTCATCAGTGATTATGTTCAGTTAAAGAAACAAGGAAGAAATTATGTTGGGCTTTGTCCTTTTCATGGAGAAAAGACGCCTTCTTTTTCAGTTTCGTCTGAAAAACAATTGTACCATTGTTTTGGCTGTGGAGTAGGAGGAAATGTTTTTTCCTTTGTAAAGGAAATTGAGGGGTATACCTTTATAGAAGCTGTCAAAAAGCTTTCTGAAAGAGCCAATATTCCGTTACCTGAGCTTGATGATGTCACAGCAAGTAAAACTGATGAACAACAGGAAATGGCAAGAGGACATGATTTAGCTGCAAAGTTTTATAATCACATTCTTCTTAATGTGAATTCGGGTAAAGTAGGACTCGATTATCTTTATAAGCGTGGATTTACTAAGGATATGATTGACACTTTTCAACTTGGCTTTGCTCCAGATAGTTGGGATAGTCTATTGAATTTCTTAGATAAACGAAAATGTGACCCAAAGATAATGGAACAAGGTGGATTACTTTCTATCAGGGATTTTGACCAAAAGTATTATGACCGCTTCCGAAACCGTGTCATGTTCCCGATATGGGATAGTCAAGGTCAGGTTATTGCCTTTGGAGGACGTACGTTAGGGGATGGAAAACCAAAGTACCTTAACAGTTCAGAAACAAAAATATTCTCAAAAAGTAAAACGCTTTATGGTTTACACTTGGCAAGGCCACATATTCGTAAGGAGAATTTGGCAGTTCTTTTTGAAGGATATGTGGATGTGATTGCAGCTTGGGGAGCAGGTGTACCTAATGGAGTTGCTACGTTAGGAACGTCGTTAACAGAACAACAAGCTAAAATTATCCGTCGTAACGCAGAAAATGTTGTAGTTTGTTATGACAGTGATGAGGCAGGAGTTCAAGCTGCTTTTAGAGCGGCTAGCATAATGGAAGCGCTCGGAGCTTATGTGAGGGTGGCCACTTTACCAGAGTCATTGGACCCCGATGATTTCATTCAAAAATATGGTGCGGAACGATTTAAAACGGATGTAATAGGGGCAAGCTTAACATTGATGGCTTTTAAGATGCAATATCTTCGAAGAGGCAAAAACCTTCAAGATGAAGGAGAACGAATGCGTTACATCGAAGAAGTACTAAAAGAGATAGCTTTGTTGCCAAGACCGGTTGAACGTGATCATTACTTACGACAAATAGCTGAAGAGTTTTCATTATCTCTTGATGCATTAAAACAGGAACAACATCAAGCCTTTCGTGCCCAAAAATCTTCGAACAATCCGAAGACAGAACAGCAGAAGCAAACCGAACCAAAGCGCAAGAGCTTTGAAAAAAAGAAGTTGCTACCAGCCTTTCATAAAGCTGAGCAGATTTTATTGGCTCACATGATGAAGGATGCTGATATATCTGATACAGTACAACAACGCATTGGTGGCCAATTTAATGTCGATGAATATCAAGCAATAGCAGCATATTTGTATGCTTTCTATGCGGAGGGGCATTATCCAGACCCCGCTCAGTTTATCCAACAGATAAAAGATGAGCGACTAGTAACTCTCGCAACAGAAATTGCAATGATGGACATTTCTGATGAAATATCAGGCAAAGAACTTGATGATTATTTAAGAAAGATTGAAAACTATCCGAAATGGGTAGAAATAGAACAAAAGGAAATAGAGAAAAAAGAGGCTGAAAAACGCAAAGATGTGTTATTAGCAGCTCAGATCGGTATGGAAATTATAAAAATGACACAAGAGTTAAAGCGATAA